One window from the genome of Oryctolagus cuniculus chromosome 1, mOryCun1.1, whole genome shotgun sequence encodes:
- the RLN1 gene encoding relaxin-like protein SQ10 precursor (The RefSeq protein has 2 substitutions compared to this genomic sequence) yields the protein MPALLFYLLGFCLLQGQVTGRVTYEWMMENVKICRNDFVRTAIEVCGHVHLERESPSPENPFLSSGPAAETVPSSIKKDAENANTMLESIPNLPQELTATLFEKQPSKLYLQYLPTLKKSNVSFEEFKKIIQNIQRGVQGSSASESNTFSRKKRQFSESLPEECCKYGCPRYYLLMYC from the exons ATGCCTGCCCTCTTGTTCTACCTTCTAGGATTCTGTCTCCTCCAGGGCCAAGTTACTGGAAGAGTCACGTATGAATGGATGATGGAGAATGTTAAGATATGCCGTAATGATTTTGTCAGAACCGCGATCGAAGTCTGTGGCCATGTCCACTTGGAAAGAGAGTCTCCGAGTCCAGAAAACCCCTTTCTGAGTTCTGGACCAGCTGCAG AAACTGTGCCATCATCCATCAAGAAAGATGCAGAAAATGCAAATACTATGTTGGAATCCATTCCTAACTTGCCACAGGAGCTGACGGCAACACTATTTGAGAAGCAGCCATCAAAGCTGTATCTACAATACCTACCTACATTGAAGAAGTCAAATGTTAGTTTtgaagaatttaagaaaattattcagaatatacaaagaggaGTGGAAGGTAGCAGGGCTTCAGAATCGAATACTTTCTCCCGAAAAAAGAGACAGTTCTCTGAGAGTCTGCCTGAAGAATGTTGCAAATATGGTTGTCCCAGATATTATCTTCTTATGTATTGCTGA